A single window of Solanum dulcamara chromosome 5, daSolDulc1.2, whole genome shotgun sequence DNA harbors:
- the LOC129890503 gene encoding uncharacterized protein LOC129890503 has translation MGKAETAAAGITIAAPTEMKRKKKKGSTPRNPNSNSNSPPPDFIDDDDERKQKKVKLVVRLPQSNQQHFQQDSSSANLLSYSDEDNHDVSVQRRKINFVDPRSEDAVADQEEKLSKATDTSNGSLLVSDPATPLPDKKLKDTYGVFSEPVDHEEIPDYHEIIQNPMDFGTVRKKLDGRLYSNLEELEVDVFLICSNAMQYNASDTVYFRQAQSIQAPAKRDFDNLRHEGEDGELQPKVVRRSQPPRKKLKKSEEFSPPPNKNLKMSVESSPFDYIAPELSSGATLTNGEEKVSGSNSYNLRKRPMLYKFRSVDISSTYRSRNGETYSEWLVDWNEFPASILKADLKYEKKHFPVDENRRDTYQLLHQSASCSEPSLLWNTNDLKRLMAVCTFKPMLFFLNNQEIRQPVAQGLKISG, from the exons aTGGGCAAGGCAGAAACAGCAGCAGCAGGAATCACCATAGCAGCGCCAACTGAaatgaagagaaagaagaagaaag GATCCACTCCCCGGAACCCTAATTCCAACTCGAATTCCCCGCCACCGGACTTCATCGACGACGATGACGAAAGAAAACAGAAGAAAGTCAAATTAGTTGTGCGCTTGCCCCAATCAAATCAACAACATTTCCAACAAGATTCGTCTTCTGCCAATTTACTTTCCTATTCCGACGAAGATAATCACGACGTGTCTGTGCAGAGAAGGAAAATTAATTTCGTGGATCCCAGGTCTGAAGACGCTGTTGCTGATCAG GAGGAAAAGCTTTCTAAAGCGACGGACACATCAAATG GTTCACTATTGGTGTCCGACCCAGCAACACCTTTGCCAGACAAAAAGTT GAAGGACACTTATGGTGTATTCTCCGAGCCTGTTGATCATGAAGAG ATACCTGATTATCATGAAATTATACAGAATCCTATGGATTTTGGAACCGTCAGGAAGAAACTTGATGGACGACTCTACTCAAACCTGGAAGAGTTAGAG GTTGATGTCTTCTTAATATGTtcaaatgcaatgcaatataatgcCTCGGACACTGTTTACTTTCGGCAG GCACAGTCTATTCAAGCTCCGGCAAAAAGAGATTTTGATAATTTGAGGCATGAAGGGGAGGATGGTGAGCTGCAACCTAAGGTTGTTCGAAGAAGCCAGCCCCCAAGAAAAAAACTTAAGAAGTCTGAAGAGTTTTCTCCACCCCCAAATAAAAACCTAAAAATGTCTGTTGAGAGTTCACCTTTTGATTATATTGCTCCTGAGCTTTCTTCAGGCGCCACTCTTACTAATGGGGAGGAAAAAGTCAGTGGATCTAATTCTTACAATTTAAGAAAGCGACCTATGCTTTATAAATTCCGTTCTGTTGATATATCCTCCACATATCGCTCTCGCAATGGTGAAACTTATTCTGAATGGTTGGTTGATTGGAATGAATTTCCAG CTTCCATTTTGAAGGCTGATCTGAAGTATGAAAAGAAACATTTTCCAGTTGATGAAAATAGGCGTGACACATACCAACTACTCCATCAGTCAGCTTCTTGTAGTGAGCCATCTTTGTTGTGGAACACTAATGACCTGAAGCGGTTAATGGCAGTATGTACTTTTAAGcctatgttattttttttgaataaccaAGAAATTCGGCAGCCAGTGGCACAGGGTTTGAAAATCAGTGGATGA